A window of Microbacterium hominis genomic DNA:
CCGAGCCGACCGCGACGCCGGCCCCGGAGGACACCGCCGCCACCGCCCCGGCCTGGCCGTGGATCCTCCTGGGCGTCCTGGGGGTCGCAGTCGTGGGCGCGGTCGTCTACCTCCTCGTCACCCGCGGGCGCCCGGGCAACTCCGGCGGGGCCGGGACCGGTTCGCAGCCCGACTCCGACACTCCCGCCGACCGATAGGCTGGGCACCATGCCTCATTACGACGTCGTCATCCTCGGCGCGGGCCCCGGCGGGTATGTCGCAGCGGTCCGCAGCGCGCAGCTCGGTCTCTCGGTCGCCATCATCGAAGAGAAGTACTGGGGCGGTGTCTGCCTCAACGTCGGCTGCATCCCCTCCAAGGCTCTGCTCAAGAACGCCGATCTCGCCCACACCTTCACCCACAAAGCCGACCTGTTCGGCATCAAGGGCGATGTGGTCTTCGACTTCGGCGCCGCGTGGGACCGCAGCCGCAAGGTGGCGGACACGCACGTCAAGGGCATCCACTACCTGATGAAGAAGAACAAGGTCACCGAGTACGAGGGCCGCGGCACCTTCGTCGACGCGAACACGATCGACGTCGCCAAGGCCGACGGCTCGAGCGAGCGGGTGACCTTCGCCAACGCGATCATCGCCACCGGTTCGAAGGTGCGACTCCTCCCGGGCGTGCAGCTCGGCGGCAACATCGTGACCTACGAGGAGCAGATCCTCGCGCGCGACCTGCCGCAGTCGATCGTCATCGTCGGCGCCGGCGCCATCGGCATGGAGTTCGCCTTCGTGATGACCAACTACGGCGTGAAGGTCACGATCATCGAGTTCCTCGACCGCGCCCTCCCCAACGAGGATGAGGACGTCTCGAAGGAGATCGCCCGCCAGTACAAGAAGTACGGGGTCGACATCCTCACGGCCACCAAGGTGGAGACCGTCACCGACCACGGCGACAAGGTCACCGTCACCTACAGCGACAACAAGTCCGGCGCGCAGGGCTCCATCGACGCCGACAAGGTCATGATGTCGATCGGCTTCGCCGCGAACGTCGAGGGCTTCGGTCTGGACAAGACCGGCGTGAAGCTCACCGACCGCGGCGCGATCGACATCGACGACCACATGCGCACGTCGGTCCCCCACATCTACGCCATCGGCGATGTGACCGCCAAGCTGCAGCTGGCCCACGTGGCCGAGGCGCAGGGCGTCGTGGCCGCCGAGACGATCGGCGGCGCCGAGACCCAGACGCTCGGCGACTACCGCATGATGCCGCGCGCCACGTTCTGCTCGCCGCAGGTCGCCTCGTTCGGCCTCACCGAGCAGCAGGCCCGCGACGCCGGCTACGACGTCAAGGTGGCGAAATTCCCGTTCTCGGCCAACGGCAAGGCGAACGGC
This region includes:
- the lpdA gene encoding dihydrolipoyl dehydrogenase, whose translation is MPHYDVVILGAGPGGYVAAVRSAQLGLSVAIIEEKYWGGVCLNVGCIPSKALLKNADLAHTFTHKADLFGIKGDVVFDFGAAWDRSRKVADTHVKGIHYLMKKNKVTEYEGRGTFVDANTIDVAKADGSSERVTFANAIIATGSKVRLLPGVQLGGNIVTYEEQILARDLPQSIVIVGAGAIGMEFAFVMTNYGVKVTIIEFLDRALPNEDEDVSKEIARQYKKYGVDILTATKVETVTDHGDKVTVTYSDNKSGAQGSIDADKVMMSIGFAANVEGFGLDKTGVKLTDRGAIDIDDHMRTSVPHIYAIGDVTAKLQLAHVAEAQGVVAAETIGGAETQTLGDYRMMPRATFCSPQVASFGLTEQQARDAGYDVKVAKFPFSANGKANGLGEPVGFVKLIADGEHLELLGGHLIGPDVSELLPELTLAQKWDLTALEAARNVHTHPTLSEAVQEAFHGLVGHMINL